The following are from one region of the Falco biarmicus isolate bFalBia1 chromosome 1, bFalBia1.pri, whole genome shotgun sequence genome:
- the SRR gene encoding serine racemase, whose product MRARPRGRRPRSTEHMAAPPRLALAHVRAAEGRLRHRLPRTPLLTSRSLARLAGRRLLFKCELFQRTGSFKIRGALNAVRSLVEESQRAGGALPRAVVTHSSGNHGQALACAAQAEGIPAYIVVPRTAPHCKQAAIRSYGATLVPCEPSDKSRAETAARVVQETGGVMVHPNQELAVMAGQGTIALEVLEQAPEVNAVVVPVGGGGMIAGIAVAIKALRPDVKVFAAEPRNVDDCYQSKVRGELTPNLHPLDTIADAVKTSIGPNTWPIIRDLVDDVLTVSEEEIKQATRLVWERMKLLIEPTAGVGVAAVLSEQFQAVPRDVENVCIVLCGGNVDLSSLTWLTDLPGKAE is encoded by the exons ATGCGCGCTcgcccccggggccgccggccGCGCAGCACCGAGCACATGGCGGCGCCGCCCCGCCTGGCCCTGGCCCACGTCCGGGCGGCCGAGGGGCGGCTGCGCCACCGCCTGCCCCGCACGCCGCTGCTCACCAGCCGGAGCCTGGCCCGCCTGGCCGGCCGGCGGCTACTCTTCAAGTGCGAGCTCTTCCAGCGGACCGGCTCCTTCAAG ATCCGCGGTGCCCTCAACGCGGTCAGGAGCCTCGTCGAGGAAAGCCAGCGCGCTGGAGGGGCGCTGCCCCGGGCTGTCGTGACGCACAGCAGCGGGAATCACGGGCAGGCGCTCGCCTGTGCCGCCCAGGCAGAAG GGATCCCTGCTTACATCGTGGTGCCCCGGACAGCCCCGCACTGTAAGCAAGCTGCCATCCGCAGCTACGGTGCCACACTGGTGCCATGCGAGCCCAGCGACAAG TCCAGAGCCGAGACAGCAGCTCGTGTAGTCCAGGAGACAGGAGGAGTCATGGTGCACCCCAACCAGGAGCTTGCAGTGATGGCAGGGCAAGGCACAATTGccctggaggtgctggagcag GCACCTGAGGTAAATGCAGTAGTGGTTCCTGTCGGAGGCGGAGGAATGATTGCAGGAATAGCAGTTGCCATCAAG GCTTTGAGACCAGATGTGAAAGTGTTTGCTGCTGAGCCACGCAACGTGGATGACTGTTACCAGTCCAAGGTAAGAGGGGAACTGACCCCCAACCTTCATCCACTGGATACCATCGCAGATGCAGTTAAAACGAGCATCGGCCCAAACACATGGCCTATCATCAGGGATTTGGTTGATGATGTCCTGACAGTCTCAGAGGAAGAAATCAAG CAAGCCACGCGGCTGGTGTGGGAAAGGATGAAGCTGCTGATTGAGCCAACAGCTGGCGTGGGAGTGGCGGCTGTGCTCTCGGAACAGTTCCAGGCAGTCCCTCGGGATGTGGAAAATGTTTGCATCGTGCTGTGTGGGGGAAACGTGGACCTGAGCTCCCTGACCTGGCTCACAGACCTCCCTGGGAAAGCAGAATGA